CGACTACGATATGACTGTTCCTACTATGTTATGAGTTGAACACTTATGTTATGAATTCAACTCTTACTTTCTAGAATagtttccatacttagccaaatttattACTTCAACCTACTGTGCCTCCAATTTCCCTTCTCACAACTTGTTTACAACACTTTGCCCCTAAGTTCAATCACATGATCTCAACACTTAGAGATCTTTTTTAGCAATAGCACTTCTTATAGCTATGTGATATAATTCGAGGGCTTACATTAGGGTGCTAATAAGTTATTGTAAGTATAGATTAGACACTTGTCAGAATGTATTCTTTATCGTGATAGCTGTTTAGGTAGAGTgtatttgttggtttaaaatgattttgaaacCCTTGAGGTCTGTTTGGTACCTTTCATTTcctatttttggtttttgatttttagtttttaaaaaatgggtGTGTTTGGTAACTAattcactttttttaaaaaaacaagaaacatgttttttaaattatgaagaaaaactgaaaatgaaaaaaagaaaagctttcaaaaatacatttttcctttttcaaaaaGTTCATCCACTCTTCAAAGCTCTAAACATATAGTGTATCTCCATCCATGGCATTCTCCCAAgtttttcctttctctttcaCTTCCTTTCTCACTGGTAAGCTTCGATTTCTCTCTTTGATCCTTTAAATCAAAGCGCTCTTTAAGTGCTTGATTAtactttatataaatgagatcaTTTAAGCGCTTCTATTCTAACCTGTTCCTTTTTTCGTATGAATCTACAAATTATTAACCAATATGGAATTAGaagtttgttttaaattttaaattaatgatgtaaaaaacaaaatgatcatTTACATGTTCAAAAACACTCCAATTGCGCTCACACCCAGAAGCACTACACGTCAGATTAAGGACTCTCATGACTAACTTTTGCAAAACTGGAGTACTACCACCATAAAGAGCCCACCACGATGATGTTCACACATTTGACATGATTTAGAAGAAATAACATACTTATATACACTATTAATTTAGTAGGGAATGTGAGTCCTTACCTGACATCTTAACTTTTCTTGTGTTGATTGCTAAGTTAATGCCGAACATGCCTTTAGCTTCAGAATATAACTCTAATTCCATTGTGCATCGATTTTGATCACTAGTAGATGGTATCAATCTTTGCACAACTTTAAGAAGACCACTCATGACTTCAACATCTTGAGTAATTCTATACTTGTAGTCATAGAAAAGTGATGGATTCAAATAATATCCAGCAGCATGTAATGGTCGATGAAGTTGACAATCACATCTTCTATCAATGATCTCCCAAATTGGCTTGTACTTCATCTCATTATCATTAAATCTGCTCTTAATGGTCTCTTTTGCCCTATCCATCTCCTCATAGTTATATCCCATTGCAGGTTTATCACCATTGACAAGTCTAAGTACTCGAACTAATGGTCTGGATACCTTTAAAGTGTAGACCACTGAGTTCCAAGAGGATGGCATCAAAACGGTGTTGGCTGCTCTCTTTCCCTTTGGTTCTTTTGCCCATTTGGAAGTCGTTCATTTCTTAGAAATAAACATCTTTCTCAAGTTCACTTTATTCTTGTGGATACTTGCGAGGGTCAAAAACGATGTTGCAAAATGTGTAACCGTCGATCTcacaaattcaatttgattGGTGAACTCCCTCATCATGTTAAGTACACACAAGTAATTATACATAAAACCACTTAGTGCTACATCCCTTTTAAGGCATTTTTTGATCTAATCAATCTTTCCAATGTCCTCTAATATCAAATCTAAATAGTGGGCAACACATGGTGTCCAATATAAATGTGGGCGCTTAGCTTCCAAATATTTTCCAGCTAGGACATAGTTCGAGGCATTATCAGTCACAACTTGGACAATATTCTCTTTTCCTATCTTTTCCACCATGCTATCCAAGATTTCAAATACTTTTTCTTCAGACCAAAAACAATGTCCTCGCAGCAGAatgcattaaaaaaatttatcaagGTTCTATCTTTTCTATCAGTCCACCCATCAGACATCAAAGAacaactgttttttttttttttccattcaacCTCATGGTTGCTCATGAATTTTTTTGTATGTTATACTTCCTTTTTTAAACATGTCTATGTAGCCTCATGATCAGGAGGTATCAACCTAAGTCCAAATTGTCCTATGACTTCAATCATTATTCGAAAACTTTTCAACCGAATTGTATTCTAGGGAATACATGCTTGATAAATTCAACGCATGATAAATAGAACTGTAGCATCTCTCCCTTCTTTGTTGTATTTTTCGGTGATGGTTGATTGCTTCAGCTTCTTTAATTTATTCCGATCATCAACTACTTTGGCTGGATTTGGATATAAATTTATCCATTGCTCCTTTAGTTCGTGGTGGATATGTTTGCGGTTGTGATTGAATTGCTCGTTTTTTAGATGTTTTGGTACTTGATCCACATCCACCAACTTCCATCTCATCCTCCATCaattatattcaaatcataAGCACCACCATAGTTAGGGAGGGCATTGCTTTCCTCCTGCTGTGCTTTTGTCTTCATTTGGTACTCCTTCAATTCCTCTCTTACATTGGTAGGGCACTTCAAACATACTTTAACATTTCGGTTTTCACCCACTAAGTGTTGTGTTGCCGGACAAATGCTACCCTTTGTGATTTTTCCacaaaacatatatttacatGTGTTCGTATCTTTTCTGTTTTCTAAGATGACATATTGCCAACAAGAATGTTTCCATTTTTGCTCTCTTTCTCCCATCctattataaaacaatgaaaataaaccaaaaaacttaaaaaaagaataagcctattttagaaatgtttccaCTCAAAATTGAATACAAGCTTAAAAAGtataccaaaaaagaaaaaaaaaactaatctttttcaaaaactaatctttttaaaaacaagTTGAATATGAAAAACAACAAGTAGTATACTGAAAaaacgaaaataaaaaaaatcgaaaaagaacaagttgaaaaaaaaaagtatattgaaaaaaactaatcttgttcaaaagaaagttgaatatgaaaaaaaaacagaagaaaaagCAGGTTTTTTTCAAAAACGAAGTTGAATATGAAAAACAGTATACttaaccacaaaaaaaaaaaaaaaaaaaaaaaaccaaccttTTTGGTTGAACTTTGAAGAAACTAAagtctggaaaaaaaaaaacagaatttGAAGAGAACAACTacaatagaaaagaaaaaaaagaactaaaaaacctttgcttttttttttttttaataaaaccaCTCCAGAATCTGCCGAGAagatggagaaaaaaaaacctaaccttttttattgctttttctATCCTTCAAAATTGCAGCCGTAGAACTTGAATGGAAAAATTTGTAGAaaacttcttccctttttttggAAGAGTCTCAGAATATTAGGAGGAGAACTTCAAACTTGGAAGAGACCTTCACGTTTTCCTATAATGATTATTGCTTTTTTGTGTATAGCTGGTTGTATATTTTAATATTCGGTTACATGGATTTGGTGGGCCTCTTTTACGTGGGCTTATgcttataattaaaaaaaaagaaaaaaaaagaagaaagatgaatTTTACCCAGGCGCCCACCTTGGCCAAGGCACAAGGCACTGCCAGGCGCAGCAAGGTGAGCGCCTCGTTGGATCTGCACGCGTCATCGCCATAGGAGGCGTAGAGGGCTCTGGTCGCCTCGCCTCTCGCCTCAGGCGCGCGCCCGGAGTCGCCTCAATAACACTGCTTGTTTTCTCATTGCTTTTATTGTTGATGGTTTcgtcttttgtttcttttatttctcgTTTTGAAGGTTGTATCTTTGAGctttagtcattttttttttattgaaaagtGCCATATCCTTGTTCAAGAAAAGTATATGTGTGTAGATATAGGAGCTTATTGTCATTTTGTTATTCTTAGTTTAGGGCTTTCATGTATGCTTGTATATATTGAACTCGAATGTATAGCCTGTATTGGATTCTTCCGTGGTCAACAAATatttgaagaaagaaagaaaatggatCTCAGTCCCCACACTGTTAATTTGACTTTCAAGATTTGATAAGATGAGATCGAGAAGAGAAAAATTagtaaggaggctgtttggtaTTCAAAATGATTGTGGGCATAGGATTGTAGTGTTTGGGATGTAGGAGTAAGATTTGACTTCTTTCAATCCTGAGGCCCCACAGAGTAGCACACTCCCACAAACCACAAGAGATTGGCACTTGTCCCAAGCCCTCAAATTAGACGTGTAGAATATATGTTTAGTTATACAATGGTCTAATCTTTGATCATATAATATTTTCCCTGTGTGAATTGTGAAATAGTAACACCTCCATTCTTTTGATATTGAAACTGTTtacttttacatttttattttctgGCATTATCTTGGTGTAGAAGTGCTCTCTCTTTTAGCAGCTATAGCATGAGCTATCTTCTTTCCAATTGGAGAAGCTTTGTTAACTTCTTTGGATTTGATTTACTCCCATTTGTATAATGTCATAATACTGTGAAATTGCTTCCTAAAAGAATAATGTGGTAACAGTTGCATCTTTCATTAACTATTAACTTCATGTATTTGCAGgttgaaagagagagaaatttacTTAATTCTAAGTTAGCCGAGTTTGAGGCCCTTCTTCATAAGCCATATGTAAAACCAGCAAATCGTGCTCCTGGCAACCAAAGCTCATTTTCGGGGACTAATTCTCTTTCAAATCTACCAAATGCTCAAATTAATACTCCTTCATTGTCAAGTTTTAGCCAGTTGGGTGCATCATTTAATATGGGATTTGGTGCTAGGTAAAAAGACAAATAGCTTGATTTTATTGTTTATCTAGGGATTGTATGTAGTTCACAAAATTGTTTTGATGCTACGCTGTCACTGTAACTCTCTGGGGCTTACATTTTAAGAATTTATTTCACAGGCCCTCTAATCCACCTAATAGTGTATTTGGTCAGCCAGTTCAATTCTCAAGCCCCCTGCAAAACTTGAGTGCATTTGGAATGACCAATTTTCCATCAACAAGTGTTGTTGCAGTTGGAGGTGCGTTCTTGAATCATTGTAGAAGTATATGTGTTTAAACTTTTTTATCAGATCCTTcgaatgatcatttagctttctTGAATAGAGTCTGGTTGCCTCAAACAACCAACCCAATTTTTTAATCATGAACCCAATTTTTGTCTCATCAAATTCGACTGTAGAAGATGTCTAGGTCGATAACCTGTTTTTTGGAAAAGAAAGATTTATGTAAGATATTGTCTATCATAATGTGTAGAAATGGCATGCAAATGGAAAGTCAGGGCAATTAAACTTAAGGACTCTAACGTGTTCAAAATCACCAAATACATCCATGCTCACACATGtcaaaattttttaaggaaacaTGATCAGAAACAAGGTAGGAGTTGGGTTATTGCTGAATTAATGAAGTCCAAGTATCAGGATGTTAGTCGTGGATGCGCATTGTGCATGATCTTCTTATGGATGAATAAGAATAATGTATCAATCGTCTACAAACCAAACACGTTGATGTGTCATTTCTATTACGTAAATTATTGTTTGACActaaacatttaaataaatgaaatgtaCTTGCATCGTCATCCATAAATATGGTTGACTTCAACAAGCTCTTGAACAATGGCTTCCTCTGCATCGATTGGACTGTCATCTGTACCTAATGAATTCTCTTTGGTGAGTCAATATAAGTTGTGAACTGCACTTTGAACTTCACTGGGATCTTCGACATCGAGTTGTATGGCCTAATCTTTCGCTTCTTCCTTCTGCCTTGTTGGGCAAACGCAACTTCCATGGGGCCTGCCTTTTCCTCAGAGCCCTTTCCGATTAAGCTAAAATAGGATCGGGCAACAAAATgtggtaaaaaaaattattttttcttattaatcCTAGGAGGAAAGgtcttaaatagaagaaatacccaattacaaataaggaaagaataaaatacaacaaatatactacaataagtacaatataaaatttcacaataaaggaaataatcaacACTCCCTCTCAAGCTGGTTTGAAGATATCATTCATAGCCAGCTTGTCAATCAACTTGTTGAATTGCCACTTTGGAAAACCTTTGGTTAACACATCTGCAATTTGCTCTGTTGTCGGGAGAAAGGGAATGCATATTATTCCTGCATCAATCTTTTCCTTTATGAAGTGtttatcaacttcaatatgtttggTCCTATCATGAAGGATTGGATTGTGGGCAATGGAAATTGCTgacttgttatcacaatagatgcGTATGGGCATTGTCTGAAAGAAATTCAATTCTTCCAATAGTCTTCTTATATGTCCTCACAAATACCATGGGCCAATGCCCTAAATTCTGCTTCAGGACTTCTTCTTGCAACCACACTTTGTTTTTTACTTTGCCAAGTAACCAGATTTCCTCCAACAAAAGATCAATACCCCGAAGTAGATCTTTTATCAGTCGTGCTTCCTGCCCAATCAACATCAGTATAAACCTCAATGTTTAGGTGGTCATGCTTCATGAATAATATTCCTTTTCCTGGAAtacttttcaaatatctcaaaattctaTAAATTGCTTCACAGTGAACTGACCCGGGAGCATGCATGAACTGACTTCTACACTAACTGCGAAAACAACGTTAGGACGTATGTGAGAGAGATATATGAGTCTTCCTACAAGCCTCTGgtacttttccttttcttttacttctttttcagttGCAGtaaccaattttaaattttgctcaatAGGAGTTTCTGCTATCTTGCAACCAAGTAAATCTGTCTCATTCAGTAGGTCAAGAATATACTTCCTCTGGTTGACAAGAATGCCATTTTTAGATCTGGCAAACTCCATTCCTA
This genomic window from Benincasa hispida cultivar B227 chromosome 4, ASM972705v1, whole genome shotgun sequence contains:
- the LOC120076042 gene encoding zinc finger CCCH domain-containing protein 16-like yields the protein MYLQVERERNLLNSKLAEFEALLHKPYVKPANRAPGNQSSFSGTNSLSNLPNAQINTPSLSSFSQLGASFNMGFGARPSNPPNSVFGQPVQFSSPLQNLSAFGMTNFPSTSVVAVGGAFLNHCRSICV